Genomic segment of Xanthobacter dioxanivorans:
GCGCCCCACGCCTTTCCCGACGCGATCTCCACCCGCAGGATGCCGGAATTGTCCTCGCGCTGGAGAGCGACGAGGTGGCCGCCGGCGTCGAGTACGGCGACGGTGAGCGGCGCCAGCCGCAGCTCGTGGCCCCTGGCCAGCGCCGCCTCGATGATCGCGACAGCTGTCTTGAGCGAAAGTCCCATGGTCGGCTTCCTGATCTCACGGAGCGCTTCCCAGCGAAGGGGATACCCGTTCGCGTGAAGAATGCGCGTGGAACCAATGACCCGGATCGCTGTCGCGATTGAGTGAAGCGCGAAGGCGATCCGGGACGGTGAAGGCGGATCGCTCTCAGGTGCGGGGCCGGAAGGCCCAGGCGGTGGTGAGGGTGGCGCCGTCGCTGTCGCCGAGGCCGTTGCGGCTCGCCTCGTCATAGATGGCGAGGGTGCGGGTCGCCACCGGCAGCTCGGTGCCGATGGCCTCCGCCGCGGCGATCATGGTGCGCAGGTCCTTGCGGATCCCATCCACGGAGAAGCCCGCGGGCCCCGGATCCTCGCCCGCCAGCGCCTTGGCGATGACGTCGCGGCGCACCTTCAGCACGTTCATTCCGCCAGATGTCTCGGCGAAGAAGTCCACCGTCCATGCCGGATCGAGACCCAGGTGGCGGCACAGGGCATAGGCTTCGCCGAGGGTCTGGTAGTAGACGAGCAGCGGCAGGTTGATGGCGAGCTTGATGCTGGCGCCGGCCCCCACCGGTCCCACATGCTCCACCCGCCGGCACAGGTCGGCGAGAACGGGCCGCGCCCGCTCGAAATCGGCCTCCTCGCCGCCCGCCAGGCCGAGCAGATTGCCGGTGCGGGCGGGGCCCGTGGTACCGCCCACGGGGCATTCGATGAAGGCGCCGCCGGCGGCGCGAACCTGCTGCGCCAGGGCGATCGCCTCGTCCGGCAGCACGGTGCTCATCTCGATGAAGAGCGGCGCGTGCGGCAGGGGCGCGGAGATGAGGCCCTGCGGGCCGGTATAGACGTCTTTCAAGGCGGCGCCGTCGAGCAGGGAGGTGAGGATCACCTCGGCGTCGCGCGCGAGTTCCGCCGGGGAGGCCGCGACGGCCGCGCCCGCCTGCTGGAGCGGCCCGAGCTTATCGGGCGAGCGGTTCCAGACGGTGACCGAATGACCCTTCTCCAAGAGGCGCAGCGCCATGGCGCTGCCCATGCGTCCCA
This window contains:
- a CDS encoding NAD(P)-dependent oxidoreductase; the protein is MKIGFAGLGRMGSAMALRLLEKGHSVTVWNRSPDKLGPLQQAGAAVAASPAELARDAEVILTSLLDGAALKDVYTGPQGLISAPLPHAPLFIEMSTVLPDEAIALAQQVRAAGGAFIECPVGGTTGPARTGNLLGLAGGEEADFERARPVLADLCRRVEHVGPVGAGASIKLAINLPLLVYYQTLGEAYALCRHLGLDPAWTVDFFAETSGGMNVLKVRRDVIAKALAGEDPGPAGFSVDGIRKDLRTMIAAAEAIGTELPVATRTLAIYDEASRNGLGDSDGATLTTAWAFRPRT